The DNA region attatcgaataataatataacatattatcATAGAATTCTCCAGTCAATTACCACATGACGGTGGAGCTTTTTATACGACAGATACAATGGAATCTGCTCGTCCTCATTATGCAGAATCATGGGCCCCTATACTTCATGCTGCTGCTCTGTGGCTTAATGCTAGAGGATTTGGAATATCAAATACAAACGATGAAACAAAAACTTCAAATGTTTCCAGTAATaacataaacaataataataataataataataataataataatatttcaactaAGATTGATACAAATATTGAACGTTTCCACTTACTCTTTGGTAagtgtttttaaatatataaaaacgcttttagaaataatattgtacataaatataaatcatttattttcatatcgtAGGAATATGTATGGAAGCCTTATGTAGTCCACGGTCTTCTGAGTCTACACAAAATATAGAAACATGTTTGAATGCTTTGTATACCTTGCTTGATTCTGTATGGGctcgtaaaattttaattacagaCAAATCATTATCCATTGAATTGTGTAATGTTCtacataggtatgtatatatatgtaattaattaattaaacatttaacagatattttgtatatttatttatttattttttttttttttttaagattactTTTAACAAGAGGAAATTATGTAATTCAAATGGTAACAATGGAAGTTTTAAAACAAGTAATGAAAGCAGCTCAAGAAGATctgacagaaaaaaagaaagagaaactgaaaggtaaatatatatatatatatatatatatatatatatatatatatataaaattattattaatacaaattatttatatcacaaATTTGGTTAATAGAATTATCACCAATAcatgaagaaaataacgaaacgatAGAATTAGACTTATTAGGCGAAGGAGGAGAAACAGGAGAACTTATACCAGGGAAATCATTAGTATTTGCCTTGTTGGAAGTATGTTTGTGTTTATTGGTGCGTCAGATACCAGCATTAAATCCTAATCCAGGTAGTGCAACGGCCATTTTATCTCAGAAAGGTTATATACCTACAGAAGAAAGTGGAAAACTTATTGCTTCTGCTTTAAATGTTATGGAATCATTACCAGTACTTTGCTCGCCGCAAGGTACAACCcctatttcattattataaaatataatatatacatataaacatagatatattttacaaatatattgattgatattacttcttttttaggTGCTATAGCAATTTTACCAACTTTATTATACTTAGCGACAGGTGTAATAAGAGAAACAGCTGTACGAGTTGATAATGATTTCGGAAAGAACAGTTCAGAAACACCTGTTCATGCAGCATTACATTGCGTTAAAAGTCTTACTATTAACAAATATGCAAAAGATGATAGAAGTCAAACTCAATGGACAGGTCTATTACAAAGTGCTTTAGCAAAAGTAATCGATCTCGCTAAAACAGGTATTctatacgcgtatatatacgtatgttcaATTGAAATCgctaattatttaaaaaaaaaatataactatataatatgaaaacttttatatatataataggtaACGATGAAACAAAGATGGATGAAGTTGCTATGATGTTAAGTATTGCTGTATTTGTCCTACATGCATTACCAGATGTTATAAGTGCACCAAATTTACAATTTCCTTGTATAAATCACTTCAGGCATGCTTTTCAATCAGATAATATGCTAGTGAGTTAAACAAAAATGAACGAGTAtatttagaagaagaagtcaTAATTGAATAGTTTtcaaatcgtatatatttttcaggtTAAATTAAAGTGTGTTCAGACTTTGAGAACAATATTCTTACATCCTGAACGTATGATAAGTACTCCGTATATTCATTCGTTGGCACCAAGACTAgtggaatatttatataatgataaaagtaaaCAAGTTACAAGCGACTTAGAGCTTTCCTTCACATTAGAATGTATCAGTACAGTAGAAGCTCTTATAGGGTTGGCTGAATTATCTAAtcgtatgtattattaaatatttcatttaatattatttattaagttataaaatattgataagataTATGTTACATTGCATTCAGGAGATCTCTTACAAGGTGTGTGAAATTAACTTTTGCATACATACAAAACACTGCGCACCAAAttgatagataataaattaatcaaaatgtcATCTTGATCTAATCTTTTAATCTAATCTATATCTTACTTATTAGGTATACAGATGTTAACATTACTTGTTCCGATTTTAATCAACTATCTCTTGGAAGGTGATCAACTGCAAAATGCttcaaaatatcaaataacatTGCATCAGCAAAGTTTTCAATGGCTGAATAAAATAGGACCAAAGTATCCACaggtattttatatattgtataaatgatattgtgtatgtaagaaatatatataagagaatgtaattcttaaaaaattatttttgtcattttgttttatattaatgaaatttcgatCATAGGAGTTTAAAACATTAATGTCTCAATCGACGGAATTAAAAACTAAATTGGAAAATGCAGTAAGATCCAATCATCAACAAGCACTAAGGCACTCTAGACCTGCAGAGCCTGTAAAACATCAAATCAAGATGTCTGCACCTtccataaaattaaaaacagaTTTCTCTAATTTCAACTagctataataatacttaGGGATGCATAACAATGCATAAATGGTgatcataaaattaaatgatcataaattaattttaatcttttaacaCGTTATCTCAATGGTATAGAACGAatgtgataatataattaactcTTGCAGCTGGCAACCAATTGACAagcaagaaaaattaaatataactcATATAGCTGTCTTTGAAACATCTATGAAACAGTGATGTCTCATTTATTAGAAAGTCtttgataatgaaattatatcaatgtaattttgttcttattaGACTCATGTGTGATTGTACTTAGATAAAATTACTATCAGTTTATAGAAATTTGAGAACTATACAAGAGAcgattggaaaaagaaattaatatatctagGATAGTATATATtctgtttatttaatatattaaaatattttattttcaagtatATATTGCTTTTAAAGTTTACTATGTTATCATATGCTATCAATAgaattaattcttatattacttttccagTCTTCTCTTAtgaattcaataatattccATATTGGGAAcgaattgtatatattagatatagatattatattatacttccagagagtaaatattaatttattgtataacATGATAtctttatgtttataattttattttattatacagacTTATAAAAAATAGTTGTATGTTGTGGAAAAAATCATGATAAAAGCACAAAAAGAAACAGtagaatatacatttattaaagaaaaaagaaaaagaaaaaaaagaacatgagaatataatgtaatagtgcattttaaaaagtaatgaCCAATATCATAACTGTATGTActaattttttgatatatttatttattcagaaTTTCTATGAGATATAAATCAcaatatgattaatatgaattttgtaataatatccaattaaattgtataattatatgtgacaggatttatatataaataacaaaaaaataaaaaaatatatgtgtatacgaaTATAGAAACAAACAATACTCTTGTATTGTATATAGATTGTcattagaaaataacaaatatttaccgATATTGAACATTTACAAAAGACAgagtaaaaatgtaataactaCATTTgtgtaatgatatataattttttcttttaaacgtgTGGCactaaatatagataatagttGATGTATCTATGGAAACGAAGATTGCGTTTAACTTGTATCTACGCGTAtgagaataatattaagaaagaaagtttgCAAGTATAGTATAAAGTTACCCAGCCAATTAGTGGGTAGAAAAAGCCAACTGAtagtaaacaaaatattactaatcattatatatacattatttatccATATTCATAATGCATTTTGAAATAACTACATATTGTTTGATATTGcatgagaaaaaatatgaataacgaaaaattctcttaagaatattaataatacaatgagaaagagaaattattattgaaaatatatttatagttgcgcgaattatattgaaagtaattatataattgatagaggttctactattttttatattataatttaaaaaattatacagatAGAAGAGGATAACATATGTAGATTTTACATTACAATAAAGTTccaataaattctttaataattaatctttaaatatGTTGAcgcgatataaatattattttgtaaaattgtaaTCTTGTATTACATAGTCATATATAGCTGGTATCActctgaataaaataaaaagaaaaaagaaaaataggaaaatgtGTCATTTGCAATTTAATATACTCCCAATATCaaatcaatgataattataattgtgttaattaacagaaatatttcttcctttatttttgtatgcatgaaatgaattgtttttttttcttttcatttgaaagCATAAACATGTGTGTATGTCCACTATTTATATtgtgtatacatattacacacacataagTATGTAAGTGCTATAAAACCTCTTGACTTCTACGGTTCAGCATTAGTTGATTGTCATCATTCAACCGGTTAACGAGCattacgtaattatttttatttaatacggTCTTAGTAAACtctataatttacaaaaaatattgttaaaatggtgaaagcaaaaaaatttgttgtcGTTAAACATTTTGAAGGGGATCCTAAACCATCAGATTTGAAATTAGTGGAAGAAGAATTGGCACCGATTACAGATGGCGGttagttaaataaattttttttattaaactattAGACGACACATTATATGATTCATCATGacttatcaaaaataaatactttttattaacttttatttctgttttaacTTTCAAgtggaaatataaaatatttttcattatatcaatataaagaGATTAGAGACTTGTATTACTTGATTGTTttgtagaaatgaaatatatatatatatgtgtgtgtgtgtgtgtgtgtgtgtgtgtgtacacacacacacatatatatatataggtaaacTGTCAATTCCTAAATGATATGAAGAAATGAAAGCATGaaggtataaaaaataattgtaaaagtttgatcatttctttaaaaattcatgtaaaacattatatttttataaattttcagaATTTCTTGTGCAAGCAGAATACCTATCTGTTGATCCATATATGAGACCGTATGTAGTACAGTTTCCACTTGGCATTACTATGATAGGTTCTCAAGTtggtaaaataattgaatctaAGAACCCAGATTATCCAGTTGGTAAAAGAATAGTTGGATATTTTGGATGGAGAACTCATACAATCGTGAATCCAAAATTACTCCCAGAACTTGAACTTACTGCACAAAAACCATATTTATTACCAGAAATAGGAGATTTATCTCCTTCTTTATGTTTAGGAGTCTTAGGAATGCCAGggtattgaaattatttccttaaaattttttaaatagttcaatattttgttaaataaatatttatacatttattgtgTGTAGAAATACAGCCTACTTTGGTCTCGTTGAAATCTGTTCACCGAAACATGGTGAAACACTTGTTATAAGCGGAGCTGCTGGTGCAGTTGGATCTCACGTAGGTCAAATAGCAAAGAACGTTTTTGGTCTTAATGTTATTGGAATTGCTGGTTCGGATGAGAAATGTAAATGGCTAGTAAATGAGTTAGGCTTCAATAGTgctataaattacaaaaaacaaGATGTATCTGTGGCATTAAAAAAAGCAGCACCAAAGGGTGTTGAC from Vespa velutina chromosome 3, iVesVel2.1, whole genome shotgun sequence includes:
- the LOC124947698 gene encoding prostaglandin reductase 1-like, with the translated sequence MVKAKKFVVVKHFEGDPKPSDLKLVEEELAPITDGEFLVQAEYLSVDPYMRPYVVQFPLGITMIGSQVGKIIESKNPDYPVGKRIVGYFGWRTHTIVNPKLLPELELTAQKPYLLPEIGDLSPSLCLGVLGMPGNTAYFGLVEICSPKHGETLVISGAAGAVGSHVGQIAKNVFGLNVIGIAGSDEKCKWLVNELGFNSAINYKKQDVSVALKKAAPKGVDLYFDNVGGDISSIVIYQMNLYGRISVCGSISSYNSDHASLPKCILLQPAMIFNQLKMEGFVVTRWNEQWQEGIQKNLQWIREGKIVSYKETITKGFENMFDAFSGMLKGQNIGKAIVQV